A single Anopheles funestus chromosome 2RL, idAnoFuneDA-416_04, whole genome shotgun sequence DNA region contains:
- the LOC125761036 gene encoding segment polarity protein dishevelled isoform X8 gives MDDKNSTGSGGGGGGSSTGGGSGGGGGETKVIYHIDDETTPYLVKIPLPAPQVTLKDFKLVLNKQNINYKYFFKSMDADFGVVKEEIADDSTILPCFNGKVVSWLVTADGSNQSDCSELQPTEMIDGRPTLAQLRSMNKPTMNNMMNMPMNPLTYQSASVVSSDLDSTSLFETESEITLDRDMTECSSVQRLQVRKKPQRRKKRAPSMSRTSSYSSITDSTMSLNIITVQINMDTVNFLGISIVGQSNRGGDGGIYVGSIMKGGAVALDGRIEPGDMILQVNDVNFENMTNDEAVRVLREVVQKPGPIKLVVAKCWDPNPKGYFTIPRTEPVRPIDPGAWVAHTAALRSQDTINTDLPESVLERLHADMDMKDIVRAMTKPDSGLEIRDRMWLKITIPNAFIGADVVNWILEHVDGIGDRREARKYVSVMLRRGYIKHTVNKLTFSEQCYYVVGNGIRQDISNMSLEDTESMLSDIAPLPNPPIYMTYSGNYNPSHGYQPIQYGCTGERHPSSGSSSSDILTSKDTSASQSDLAAVIQQTNQMTIANASNKSSGSSNRVLSYL, from the exons ATGGACGATAAAAACTCAACCGGAAGTGGCGGAGGAGGTGGTGGCAGCAGCACAGGTGGTGGaagtggtggcggtggtggcgaAACGAAAGTGATCTATCACATCGACGATGAAACGACACCGTACCTAGTGAAGATACCGTTACCGGCGCCACAGGTGACACTGAAAGACTTCAAGCTGGTACTGAACAAGCAGAACATCAACTACAAATACTTTTTCAAATCGATGGATGCGGACTTTGGCGTGGTAAAGGAGGAGATCGCGGACGACTCGACCATTCTGCCGTGTTTTAATGGAAAGGTCGTTTCGTGGTTGGTCACTGCGGACGGCTCAAATCAGTCCGACTGTTCCGAGCTGCAGCCAACGGAGATGATCGATGGACGACCAACATTGGCCCAGCTGCGCAGTATGAATAAACCGACGATGAACAATATGATGAATATGCCAATGAATCCGCTCACCTACCAGTCGGCATCGGTCGTATCGAGTGATCTTGATTCGACCAGCCTCTTTGAAACGGAAAGCGAAATAACGCTCGATCGCGACATGACGGAGTGCAGCAGCGTGCAGCGGTTGCAAGTACGCAAGAAGCCCCAGCGGCGTAAAAAGCGCGCCCCATCGATGTCACGCACTTCGTCCTACAGCTCGATCACCGATTCGACGATGTCGCTCAACATTATCACGGTGCAGATTAACATGGATACAGTGAATTTCCTAGGCATCTCTATTGTGGGACAGTCGAACCGGGGCGGCGATGGTGGCATTTACGTCGGTAGCATAATGAAAGGAGGTGCGGTTGCACTGGATGGGCGAATCGAGCCGGGTGACATGATACTGCAAGTGAACGACGTGAACTTTGAGAACATGACCAACGACGAAGCCGTCCGGGTGTTGCGTGAGGTAGTGCAAAAACCGGGCCCAATCAAGCTAGTGGTGGCCAAATGCTGGGACCCAAACCCGAAGGGATATTTTACGATTCCGCGCACCGAACCGGTACGACCGATCGATCCGGGTGCGTGGGTAGCACACACGGCGGCACTACGCTCGCAGGATACGATCAACACCGATCTGCCCGAATCGGTGCTTGAACGCCTGCATGCCGATATGGACATGAAAGATATTGTACGTGCAATGACAAAGCCCGACAGTGGGCTTGAGATTCGTGACCGCATGTGGTTGAAGATCACCATCCCGAATGCATTTATCGGTGCGGACGTTGTCAACTGGATACTGGAACACGTGGACGGTATAGGCGATCGTAGGGAGGCTCGCAAGTACGTCTCAGTGATGTTGAGGCGTGGCTATATCAAGCATACGGTCAACAAGCTAACGTTCTCGGAACAATGCTATTACGTCGTCGGTAATGGCATCCGACAGGATATCTCGAACATGTCGCTCGAGGACACGGAAAGCATGCTGAGCGACATCGCGCCACTGCCGAATCCGCCAATCTACATGACGTACTCCGGCAACTACAACCCGTCGCATGGCTATCAACCGATCCAGTATGGGTGCACCGGTGAGCGGCATCCGTCGTCCGGATCGAGCAGCTCAGATATCCTCACGAGCAAGGACACGTCGGCATCCCAGAGTGACCTTGCAGCCGTCATACAGCAGACCAACCAGATGACGATCGCGAACGCATCGAACAAATCTTCCGGATCCTCGAACCGCG TTTTGAGCTATTTAtga
- the LOC125761036 gene encoding segment polarity protein dishevelled isoform X7: MDDKNSTGSGGGGGGSSTGGGSGGGGGETKVIYHIDDETTPYLVKIPLPAPQVTLKDFKLVLNKQNINYKYFFKSMDADFGVVKEEIADDSTILPCFNGKVVSWLVTADGSNQSDCSELQPTEMIDGRPTLAQLRSMNKPTMNNMMNMPMNPLTYQSASVVSSDLDSTSLFETESEITLDRDMTECSSVQRLQVRKKPQRRKKRAPSMSRTSSYSSITDSTMSLNIITVQINMDTVNFLGISIVGQSNRGGDGGIYVGSIMKGGAVALDGRIEPGDMILQVNDVNFENMTNDEAVRVLREVVQKPGPIKLVVAKCWDPNPKGYFTIPRTEPVRPIDPGAWVAHTAALRSQDTINTDLPESVLERLHADMDMKDIVRAMTKPDSGLEIRDRMWLKITIPNAFIGADVVNWILEHVDGIGDRREARKYVSVMLRRGYIKHTVNKLTFSEQCYYVVGNGIRQDISNMSLEDTESMLSDIAPLPNPPIYMTYSGNYNPSHGYQPIQYGCTGERHPSSGSSSSDILTSKDTSASQSDLAAVIQQTNQMTIANASNKSSGSSNRGNEQDISVLSYL; this comes from the exons ATGGACGATAAAAACTCAACCGGAAGTGGCGGAGGAGGTGGTGGCAGCAGCACAGGTGGTGGaagtggtggcggtggtggcgaAACGAAAGTGATCTATCACATCGACGATGAAACGACACCGTACCTAGTGAAGATACCGTTACCGGCGCCACAGGTGACACTGAAAGACTTCAAGCTGGTACTGAACAAGCAGAACATCAACTACAAATACTTTTTCAAATCGATGGATGCGGACTTTGGCGTGGTAAAGGAGGAGATCGCGGACGACTCGACCATTCTGCCGTGTTTTAATGGAAAGGTCGTTTCGTGGTTGGTCACTGCGGACGGCTCAAATCAGTCCGACTGTTCCGAGCTGCAGCCAACGGAGATGATCGATGGACGACCAACATTGGCCCAGCTGCGCAGTATGAATAAACCGACGATGAACAATATGATGAATATGCCAATGAATCCGCTCACCTACCAGTCGGCATCGGTCGTATCGAGTGATCTTGATTCGACCAGCCTCTTTGAAACGGAAAGCGAAATAACGCTCGATCGCGACATGACGGAGTGCAGCAGCGTGCAGCGGTTGCAAGTACGCAAGAAGCCCCAGCGGCGTAAAAAGCGCGCCCCATCGATGTCACGCACTTCGTCCTACAGCTCGATCACCGATTCGACGATGTCGCTCAACATTATCACGGTGCAGATTAACATGGATACAGTGAATTTCCTAGGCATCTCTATTGTGGGACAGTCGAACCGGGGCGGCGATGGTGGCATTTACGTCGGTAGCATAATGAAAGGAGGTGCGGTTGCACTGGATGGGCGAATCGAGCCGGGTGACATGATACTGCAAGTGAACGACGTGAACTTTGAGAACATGACCAACGACGAAGCCGTCCGGGTGTTGCGTGAGGTAGTGCAAAAACCGGGCCCAATCAAGCTAGTGGTGGCCAAATGCTGGGACCCAAACCCGAAGGGATATTTTACGATTCCGCGCACCGAACCGGTACGACCGATCGATCCGGGTGCGTGGGTAGCACACACGGCGGCACTACGCTCGCAGGATACGATCAACACCGATCTGCCCGAATCGGTGCTTGAACGCCTGCATGCCGATATGGACATGAAAGATATTGTACGTGCAATGACAAAGCCCGACAGTGGGCTTGAGATTCGTGACCGCATGTGGTTGAAGATCACCATCCCGAATGCATTTATCGGTGCGGACGTTGTCAACTGGATACTGGAACACGTGGACGGTATAGGCGATCGTAGGGAGGCTCGCAAGTACGTCTCAGTGATGTTGAGGCGTGGCTATATCAAGCATACGGTCAACAAGCTAACGTTCTCGGAACAATGCTATTACGTCGTCGGTAATGGCATCCGACAGGATATCTCGAACATGTCGCTCGAGGACACGGAAAGCATGCTGAGCGACATCGCGCCACTGCCGAATCCGCCAATCTACATGACGTACTCCGGCAACTACAACCCGTCGCATGGCTATCAACCGATCCAGTATGGGTGCACCGGTGAGCGGCATCCGTCGTCCGGATCGAGCAGCTCAGATATCCTCACGAGCAAGGACACGTCGGCATCCCAGAGTGACCTTGCAGCCGTCATACAGCAGACCAACCAGATGACGATCGCGAACGCATCGAACAAATCTTCCGGATCCTCGAACCGCGGTAATGAGCAAGACATTTCAG TTTTGAGCTATTTAtga
- the LOC125761036 gene encoding segment polarity protein dishevelled isoform X6 produces MDDKNSTGSGGGGGGSSTGGGSGGGGGETKVIYHIDDETTPYLVKIPLPAPQVTLKDFKLVLNKQNINYKYFFKSMDADFGVVKEEIADDSTILPCFNGKVVSWLVTADGSNQSDCSELQPTEMIDGRPTLAQLRSMNKPTMNNMMNMPMNPLTYQSASVVSSDLDSTSLFETESEITLDRDMTECSSVQRLQVRKKPQRRKKRAPSMSRTSSYSSITDSTMSLNIITVQINMDTVNFLGISIVGQSNRGGDGGIYVGSIMKGGAVALDGRIEPGDMILQVNDVNFENMTNDEAVRVLREVVQKPGPIKLVVAKCWDPNPKGYFTIPRTEPVRPIDPGAWVAHTAALRSQDTINTDLPESVLERLHADMDMKDIVRAMTKPDSGLEIRDRMWLKITIPNAFIGADVVNWILEHVDGIGDRREARKYVSVMLRRGYIKHTVNKLTFSEQCYYVVGNGIRQDISNMSLEDTESMLSDIAPLPNPPIYMTYSGNYNPSHGYQPIQYGCTGERHPSSGSSSSDILTSKDTSASQSDLAAVIQQTNQMTIANASNKSSGSSNRATLRFGEGKSNGVLSYL; encoded by the exons ATGGACGATAAAAACTCAACCGGAAGTGGCGGAGGAGGTGGTGGCAGCAGCACAGGTGGTGGaagtggtggcggtggtggcgaAACGAAAGTGATCTATCACATCGACGATGAAACGACACCGTACCTAGTGAAGATACCGTTACCGGCGCCACAGGTGACACTGAAAGACTTCAAGCTGGTACTGAACAAGCAGAACATCAACTACAAATACTTTTTCAAATCGATGGATGCGGACTTTGGCGTGGTAAAGGAGGAGATCGCGGACGACTCGACCATTCTGCCGTGTTTTAATGGAAAGGTCGTTTCGTGGTTGGTCACTGCGGACGGCTCAAATCAGTCCGACTGTTCCGAGCTGCAGCCAACGGAGATGATCGATGGACGACCAACATTGGCCCAGCTGCGCAGTATGAATAAACCGACGATGAACAATATGATGAATATGCCAATGAATCCGCTCACCTACCAGTCGGCATCGGTCGTATCGAGTGATCTTGATTCGACCAGCCTCTTTGAAACGGAAAGCGAAATAACGCTCGATCGCGACATGACGGAGTGCAGCAGCGTGCAGCGGTTGCAAGTACGCAAGAAGCCCCAGCGGCGTAAAAAGCGCGCCCCATCGATGTCACGCACTTCGTCCTACAGCTCGATCACCGATTCGACGATGTCGCTCAACATTATCACGGTGCAGATTAACATGGATACAGTGAATTTCCTAGGCATCTCTATTGTGGGACAGTCGAACCGGGGCGGCGATGGTGGCATTTACGTCGGTAGCATAATGAAAGGAGGTGCGGTTGCACTGGATGGGCGAATCGAGCCGGGTGACATGATACTGCAAGTGAACGACGTGAACTTTGAGAACATGACCAACGACGAAGCCGTCCGGGTGTTGCGTGAGGTAGTGCAAAAACCGGGCCCAATCAAGCTAGTGGTGGCCAAATGCTGGGACCCAAACCCGAAGGGATATTTTACGATTCCGCGCACCGAACCGGTACGACCGATCGATCCGGGTGCGTGGGTAGCACACACGGCGGCACTACGCTCGCAGGATACGATCAACACCGATCTGCCCGAATCGGTGCTTGAACGCCTGCATGCCGATATGGACATGAAAGATATTGTACGTGCAATGACAAAGCCCGACAGTGGGCTTGAGATTCGTGACCGCATGTGGTTGAAGATCACCATCCCGAATGCATTTATCGGTGCGGACGTTGTCAACTGGATACTGGAACACGTGGACGGTATAGGCGATCGTAGGGAGGCTCGCAAGTACGTCTCAGTGATGTTGAGGCGTGGCTATATCAAGCATACGGTCAACAAGCTAACGTTCTCGGAACAATGCTATTACGTCGTCGGTAATGGCATCCGACAGGATATCTCGAACATGTCGCTCGAGGACACGGAAAGCATGCTGAGCGACATCGCGCCACTGCCGAATCCGCCAATCTACATGACGTACTCCGGCAACTACAACCCGTCGCATGGCTATCAACCGATCCAGTATGGGTGCACCGGTGAGCGGCATCCGTCGTCCGGATCGAGCAGCTCAGATATCCTCACGAGCAAGGACACGTCGGCATCCCAGAGTGACCTTGCAGCCGTCATACAGCAGACCAACCAGATGACGATCGCGAACGCATCGAACAAATCTTCCGGATCCTCGAACCGCG CTACACTTCGTTTCGGTGAAGGAAAAAGCAACGGAG TTTTGAGCTATTTAtga